A part of Desulfuromonadales bacterium genomic DNA contains:
- a CDS encoding MarR family transcriptional regulator yields MKRTLYKTRVEADAMNAFVKLMRAAEVVTSATHRHLVEANLTISQFGVLEALYHLGPLCQRDVAKKILKSTANITTVVDNLESRGLVERIRSSDDRRYVALHLTEAGTQLIAKIFPVHVQGVVQSLSALTREEQAELARLCKKLGLAQGE; encoded by the coding sequence ATGAAAAGAACCTTATACAAAACCAGGGTCGAAGCCGATGCGATGAATGCCTTTGTGAAGCTGATGCGGGCCGCAGAAGTGGTTACGTCCGCCACCCATCGTCACTTGGTCGAAGCGAACCTGACCATTTCCCAGTTCGGTGTGCTGGAGGCGCTCTATCACTTGGGCCCCCTGTGCCAGCGGGATGTGGCCAAAAAAATCCTCAAGAGCACCGCCAACATCACCACCGTGGTCGACAACCTGGAGAGCCGGGGACTGGTCGAGCGCATCCGTAGCAGCGATGATCGCCGGTATGTGGCGCTGCACCTGACGGAGGCAGGAACCCAACTGATCGCGAAAATCTTCCCGGTCCATGTGCAGGGGGTCGTTCAGAGCCTGAGCGCTCTGACGCGCGAAGAGCAGGCAGAGCTGGCTCGGCTGTGCAAAAAACTGGGCCTGGCGCAAGGCGAGTAA